Proteins from one Staphylococcus sp. IVB6214 genomic window:
- a CDS encoding phospho-sugar mutase has translation MRTRWEEKLSESLIEPFYNIQSEKEIEAGFSDVLSFGTAGIRSTFGIGPGRLNKFTIQKFALGFSKYLLKKTTNPKVVIHFDTRHLSKEFAIEIAKVLGTNGVKVILPEGFNSTPELSFAVRQLNVTAGIMITASHNPKNYNGIKVYGSDGGQLLTEASLELSQYIDSVKDALNITVEDFEKLKHQNMIVSFDEETTNLYKKAVGNLVGPIKTASTKTVLTSLHGTSLPLLSNILDEVGYTNYVIAQEQSIPNGDFPTVPIANPEVEDTFEIGRRLAEKENAQLVIATDPDADRLGIVERYQDGATRYFNGNEIGLLLLKLRHDDLVTKQSLYMIKSVVSGALSEKFAKTLDIEVINVLTGFKYISEQLRNMEQSSSQLLLAYEESHGYLVEDFSRDKDAIQIAPLLIKYKEQLAQDNKTFKDVLTEIYHQYGYYHDKTLSPTFAGAEGQQKIERIMTCLKQLKSVEIEGLTPLFIENYNSRISLNVETGQEESINLPEANLIKFIFEEGFIAVRPSGTEPKMKLYFSLNTDDLDRIIEDFHSKYIEKM, from the coding sequence TTGAGAACACGATGGGAAGAGAAACTTTCAGAAAGCCTCATTGAACCATTCTATAATATTCAATCTGAAAAAGAAATTGAAGCTGGTTTCTCAGACGTTTTATCTTTTGGAACAGCAGGTATTAGAAGTACTTTTGGAATTGGTCCAGGTCGATTGAACAAGTTTACCATCCAAAAATTTGCATTGGGATTTTCCAAATATTTATTGAAGAAAACAACAAATCCTAAAGTTGTAATTCATTTTGATACAAGACATTTATCTAAAGAATTTGCGATAGAAATTGCAAAAGTATTAGGAACAAATGGTGTAAAAGTGATTTTACCAGAAGGTTTCAACTCCACACCTGAATTGTCTTTTGCAGTGAGACAATTAAATGTAACGGCTGGCATTATGATTACAGCAAGTCATAACCCTAAAAATTATAATGGCATAAAAGTATATGGATCAGATGGTGGACAATTATTAACAGAAGCATCTTTAGAGTTAAGTCAATATATTGATTCTGTTAAAGATGCTTTAAATATTACGGTAGAAGATTTTGAAAAATTAAAGCATCAAAATATGATTGTATCTTTTGACGAAGAGACAACAAATTTATATAAAAAAGCTGTGGGAAATCTAGTAGGTCCAATCAAGACGGCTTCTACAAAGACAGTACTAACAAGTCTACATGGGACAAGTTTGCCATTATTGTCGAATATTTTAGATGAAGTTGGTTATACAAATTATGTTATTGCGCAAGAACAATCTATACCAAATGGAGACTTTCCTACTGTTCCAATTGCTAATCCTGAAGTAGAAGATACTTTTGAAATAGGTAGACGACTTGCAGAAAAAGAAAATGCACAGTTAGTTATTGCAACAGATCCAGATGCAGATAGATTAGGTATTGTTGAGAGATATCAAGATGGAGCAACTCGTTATTTTAATGGGAACGAAATTGGTCTATTGTTACTTAAGTTAAGACATGATGACTTAGTGACAAAACAATCTCTGTATATGATTAAATCAGTTGTCTCTGGTGCTTTAAGTGAAAAATTCGCAAAGACATTAGACATAGAAGTGATTAATGTTTTAACAGGATTTAAATATATTTCAGAACAATTAAGAAATATGGAGCAATCATCTTCTCAGTTATTATTGGCTTATGAAGAGAGTCATGGATATTTAGTAGAAGACTTTTCTAGAGATAAAGATGCCATACAAATTGCACCATTATTAATTAAATATAAAGAGCAGCTTGCACAAGATAATAAAACGTTTAAAGATGTTTTAACAGAGATATATCACCAATATGGATATTATCATGATAAGACACTGTCCCCAACATTTGCTGGTGCGGAAGGGCAACAAAAAATTGAACGTATTATGACGTGTCTCAAGCAGCTGAAATCCGTTGAGATTGAGGGTTTAACACCACTATTTATTGAGAATTATAATAGCAGGATTTCATTAAATGTTGAAACAGGTCAAGAAGAATCAATTAACTTACCTGAGGCAAATTTAATTAAGTTTATTTTTGAAGAAGGATTTATTGCTGTACGTCCGTCTGGAACAGAGCCTAAAATGAAATTGTATTTTTCTTTAAATACTGATGATTTAGATCGAATTATAGAAGATTTTCACAGTAAATATATTGAAAAAATGTAA
- a CDS encoding YSIRK-type signal peptide-containing protein (The YSIRK form of extended signal peptide directs nascent proteins to the cross-wall site, while signal peptides lacking YSIRK direct proteins instead to the cell pole. A large fraction of YSIRK proteins are surface proteins anchored by sortase-mediated processing of a C-terminal LPXTG motif.), translated as MKKQNNRFSIRKSVYGAVSVVVATCFFVIEAPQVQAEETLQADAFSQHVQVENVSQQDQTQQIQERVASPVLEKKASIEESPSKDQLSQKNIEETAQHNNVVMLKENKQISDMNVQQSDSEVVPSLKSKEKQSAVDHKAEPILAPVDDSADIHKETQAKNTVTDVPRLEEKDQEKVTSLDAVKTSEVKENTKQIDQACVLRKAETPVQTANPEQPQNQHPFVFVHGFMGLVGDVAPKGMNYWGGTKANLQEYLRNKGYETYEASVSALASNHERVVDLYHYIVGGRADYGAAHAEKYGHERYGKTYKGILPNWQPGHPIHLVGHSMGGQTIRLLEHYLRNGNQDEMAYQQQHGGTLSPLYQGGHEDMITSITTIATPHNGTHAADQLGNTPFIRHLLYGFTRTFGNHLGDLDLGMYHWGFKQREGESLIDYGKRVAKSNLWDSEDTALYDLTTTGAEKLNQQTTVNPDIYYKTFNGQATHKTLSGKHMIDFGMAFAHVLTGNLIGSVKDDMWRPNDGLVSVVSAQHPTGEAHVDVTATSPIRKGIWQVMPTMIGWDHSDFTGNDAIDTKHTTKQLTDFYDEITTYLMRIETEKSKAQTA; from the coding sequence ATGAAAAAACAAAATAATCGCTTTTCCATTAGAAAGTCTGTGTATGGCGCAGTATCTGTTGTTGTCGCAACGTGTTTCTTTGTCATTGAAGCACCTCAAGTGCAAGCTGAAGAAACATTACAAGCAGATGCATTTTCACAACACGTACAGGTGGAAAATGTTTCACAACAAGATCAAACGCAACAGATACAAGAGCGAGTAGCATCACCTGTATTAGAAAAAAAGGCATCAATAGAAGAAAGTCCATCTAAAGACCAACTAAGTCAAAAGAATATAGAAGAAACGGCGCAACATAACAATGTCGTAATGTTAAAAGAAAACAAGCAAATATCGGATATGAATGTTCAGCAATCTGATAGTGAAGTTGTACCTAGTCTTAAGAGCAAAGAGAAACAATCAGCAGTTGATCATAAAGCAGAACCTATTCTAGCGCCAGTTGATGATTCAGCAGATATACATAAAGAGACACAAGCAAAAAACACTGTGACGGATGTACCACGATTGGAAGAAAAGGATCAAGAGAAAGTAACTTCTTTGGATGCGGTAAAGACATCAGAAGTTAAAGAAAATACTAAGCAAATTGATCAAGCATGCGTATTAAGAAAAGCAGAAACACCTGTTCAAACAGCAAATCCAGAACAACCACAAAACCAACACCCATTTGTCTTTGTACATGGATTTATGGGGTTGGTCGGAGATGTTGCGCCTAAAGGAATGAACTATTGGGGTGGGACAAAAGCAAACTTACAAGAGTACTTGCGTAACAAAGGCTATGAAACATATGAGGCAAGTGTGAGTGCCTTGGCAAGTAATCATGAACGTGTGGTTGATCTGTACCACTATATTGTAGGTGGACGTGCAGATTATGGTGCAGCACATGCGGAGAAATATGGACATGAACGCTATGGTAAGACGTACAAAGGCATTCTACCTAACTGGCAACCTGGTCATCCGATTCATTTAGTGGGTCATAGTATGGGGGGACAAACCATTCGCTTATTAGAACATTATTTGCGTAATGGTAATCAAGATGAAATGGCGTATCAACAGCAACATGGTGGTACATTAAGTCCGCTATATCAAGGTGGTCATGAAGATATGATTACATCTATTACAACAATCGCCACACCGCATAATGGCACACATGCTGCAGATCAACTTGGAAATACACCATTCATTCGTCACTTGTTATATGGCTTTACCCGTACATTTGGGAATCATTTAGGCGATCTTGATTTAGGAATGTATCATTGGGGATTCAAACAGCGTGAAGGCGAGTCGCTGATTGATTACGGAAAACGTGTTGCTAAAAGCAACCTTTGGGATTCTGAGGATACAGCACTTTATGATCTGACAACGACAGGTGCTGAAAAGTTGAATCAACAAACAACGGTAAATCCAGATATTTACTACAAAACATTTAATGGTCAAGCGACACATAAAACGCTATCTGGCAAGCACATGATTGATTTTGGTATGGCTTTTGCCCACGTACTAACAGGGAATTTAATTGGCTCAGTGAAGGATGATATGTGGAGACCGAATGATGGTTTAGTATCAGTTGTTTCAGCACAACATCCAACAGGAGAGGCGCATGTTGATGTGACTGCGACTTCACCAATAAGAAAAGGAATCTGGCAGGTTATGCCGACAATGATAGGATGGGATCATAGTGATTTTACAGGCAATGATGCCATTGATACAAAGCATACGACGAAACAATTAACTGATTTTTATGATGAGATTACAACGTATCTTATGCGTATTGAAACGGAGAAGTCCAAAGCTCAAACAGCTTAA
- a CDS encoding glycosyltransferase yields MALNYNELSLKGKFVVHADRKLQFLMEPLKSYYGINNISIIMDYAKYYEKLPVQENRILYQSRDGKSMSDSPYAIFKYLMSNPEYKDFIHVWACESNEIRKYYKKKYSHLEQVVFVVIHGDEYLKELAQCKYLINNSSFSIYFCSKPEQVYINTWHGTPLKYLGLDLDNSILAIQNLTRNFLHTKYFLTQNEHTTNVFKKGFQLDGLYHGEFVEDGYPRTDLTINTPYDEVKEDLISNNKNIKFKKEKTLLFAPTYRGNFMDPSDDIDELLDNVKLLEKNADYNILLKVHPFMYSNVVEDSRFKKYLIPDSLDPNEVLCLADLLVTDYSSIFFDFLVTDKPIIFFTSDYEKYKEERGLYIDVNTLPGPTTTNIDDLITTINNAIYKEEKYLDLYKQFKKQYVPHDDGRVTERVVNKIFSTPVKQSNNKERILIYAGGLMNNGITSSLLNLLQNIDYNRFEVTIFLQRRANKIALDNMSKVNKNVKILLRSGGFFATFIENYRNNYVRKRGIITLKESLLYPDKAYRREFRRLFGNSRFDYVIDFSGYSMFWSNLILATPSKKKFIYLHSDMMEDLHKVVGNKKPHIINLKSLMTIYPKFDNLINVSENIHQINKKKLKRFNIDNKFVTVNNLLDLNRIYEGAKKEENIIKTLDPNKQLLIGNSPTGVEIINFDNNNFNIFASGRLSPEKGFDNLIEAFSYIANDYPNAMLYILGEGKDRTKLETMIHSRGLSERVYLLGHQSNPFSLINKADLFVLSSHYEGQGLVVLEALALGKNVLSSELEVTKEILENGKYGMLKNNDARSLADGIELFLKEETPIYEKYNVQKYNDIALTQFNNLFD; encoded by the coding sequence TTGGCTCTTAATTATAATGAGTTGTCATTAAAAGGTAAATTTGTAGTACATGCAGATCGCAAGTTACAATTTTTAATGGAACCTTTAAAATCTTATTATGGCATCAATAACATCTCAATTATTATGGATTACGCAAAATACTATGAAAAATTACCTGTTCAAGAAAATAGAATTTTATATCAATCAAGAGATGGAAAGAGTATGTCTGATTCTCCTTATGCTATATTTAAATATCTTATGTCAAATCCTGAATATAAGGATTTTATACACGTATGGGCATGCGAATCAAATGAAATTAGAAAATATTATAAAAAGAAATACAGTCACTTAGAGCAAGTTGTTTTTGTAGTTATTCATGGCGATGAGTATTTAAAAGAGCTGGCTCAATGTAAATATTTAATTAACAACTCATCATTCTCAATTTATTTCTGCTCTAAACCTGAGCAAGTCTATATAAATACTTGGCATGGAACACCATTAAAATATTTGGGATTGGATTTAGATAATAGTATCCTTGCTATACAAAATTTAACGCGTAACTTTCTACATACCAAATATTTTCTTACACAGAATGAACATACAACTAATGTATTTAAAAAAGGATTCCAACTAGATGGCTTATATCATGGAGAATTTGTAGAAGACGGTTATCCACGAACTGACTTAACAATAAACACACCATATGATGAAGTTAAAGAAGATCTTATTTCCAATAATAAGAACATTAAATTCAAGAAAGAAAAAACACTCTTGTTTGCACCAACATATAGAGGTAACTTCATGGACCCTTCAGACGATATAGATGAATTATTAGACAATGTAAAACTGTTAGAAAAAAACGCGGACTACAATATTTTATTGAAAGTTCATCCTTTTATGTATTCAAATGTTGTTGAAGATTCAAGGTTTAAAAAATATTTAATACCTGATTCATTAGACCCTAATGAAGTATTATGTTTAGCTGACTTATTAGTTACAGACTATTCAAGTATCTTCTTTGACTTTTTAGTTACAGATAAACCTATTATATTTTTTACATCCGACTATGAAAAGTATAAAGAAGAACGTGGACTATACATTGATGTTAATACATTACCTGGTCCTACTACAACTAATATTGATGATTTAATCACTACTATTAATAATGCTATCTATAAAGAAGAAAAATACTTAGATTTGTATAAGCAATTTAAAAAACAATATGTTCCTCATGATGATGGTAGAGTCACAGAAAGAGTTGTAAATAAAATTTTTAGTACTCCTGTAAAACAATCAAATAACAAAGAAAGAATACTGATATATGCCGGTGGATTAATGAATAATGGTATTACTAGTTCTTTGTTAAATCTTTTACAAAATATAGATTACAATCGATTTGAAGTGACTATTTTCCTTCAAAGAAGAGCAAATAAAATTGCATTAGATAACATGTCGAAAGTAAATAAAAATGTTAAAATCCTTTTGAGAAGTGGTGGATTTTTTGCAACGTTTATAGAGAATTATCGAAATAATTATGTTAGAAAAAGAGGTATCATTACACTTAAAGAAAGTCTCCTGTATCCTGACAAGGCATATCGGAGAGAATTCAGAAGACTTTTTGGGAATAGTCGATTTGATTATGTAATCGATTTTAGTGGGTATTCTATGTTTTGGTCTAATTTGATATTAGCAACACCTTCTAAAAAGAAATTTATATACTTACATAGTGATATGATGGAAGATTTACATAAAGTTGTAGGTAATAAAAAACCACATATCATTAACTTAAAATCCTTGATGACTATTTATCCTAAATTCGATAATTTGATAAATGTTTCAGAAAATATTCATCAAATTAACAAAAAGAAATTAAAACGATTTAATATAGACAATAAATTTGTAACAGTAAATAACCTTCTTGATTTAAATAGAATTTATGAAGGTGCCAAAAAAGAAGAGAATATTATTAAAACATTGGACCCAAACAAACAACTTCTTATTGGAAATTCACCAACAGGTGTCGAAATTATCAACTTTGATAATAATAACTTCAATATATTTGCAAGTGGCCGATTATCACCAGAAAAAGGGTTTGATAATTTAATTGAAGCATTCTCTTATATAGCTAACGATTATCCTAATGCTATGTTATATATATTAGGGGAAGGTAAGGATCGCACAAAATTAGAGACAATGATCCATAGTCGTGGACTGTCAGAAAGAGTTTATTTACTAGGACATCAATCAAATCCATTTAGTTTAATAAATAAAGCAGATCTCTTTGTCTTATCATCCCACTATGAGGGGCAAGGTCTGGTTGTTTTAGAAGCATTAGCTCTCGGCAAAAATGTTCTCTCTTCAGAATTAGAGGTTACTAAAGAAATTTTAGAGAACGGTAAATATGGTATGTTAAAAAATAATGATGCTCGATCACTTGCTGATGGAATAGAGCTATTTTTAAAAGAAGAAACTCCAATATATGAAAAATACAACGTTCAAAAGTATAATGATATTGCTTTGACACAATTCAATAATTTATTCGATTAG
- a CDS encoding VraH family protein encodes MRLKHVIQNAFDDFLNMKVNAKNLIITGVITFFASSVMTPLLGIPVGLLFSGWLIENKLND; translated from the coding sequence ATGCGTTTAAAACATGTAATTCAAAATGCTTTTGATGACTTTTTAAACATGAAAGTTAATGCTAAAAACCTGATCATTACTGGGGTTATTACCTTCTTCGCAAGCTCAGTTATGACGCCATTGTTAGGCATTCCAGTCGGTCTCTTATTCTCTGGTTGGCTTATTGAAAATAAACTGAATGATTGA
- a CDS encoding glycosyltransferase, translated as MNKVKEIKDFLLNPVKENLKNKRVRDNAFYINTIRTSPVKKNAILFESYHGVNFTGNVYAIFRKMVDVYPNMKFYIAIKDTNDPMIKWIKKTLDNKNIFVVKYESREYLRLLATCKYLINDTSFMPYFIKRDNQVYVNTWHGTPLKTLGIDIKDRGFNDHKNIQKNLFSADKLILPNKFTADKLIKSHDLEGILNAEVGIYGNPRVDLTLNSNREDVINKYGLNQSKKILLYAPTWKKTLKDTTDEDIQNLVDEVILLQEKMGGDYKVYLKAHYFIYEKFKELGLDSLMVPNWVDTNELLCAVDTLITDYSSLFFDYLPLQRPIYFYMPDKEEYEETRGFYLDIEGLPGSKAYTLNELMDNIDKYQDEYTKIFKSEINRYLEDFCLFDNGITAGQSLDFIIGKRKELTRYKSNKKVIVFYGGGFYNNGITNSIINLSKKIDYDKYEVILIENDKKFDDKINNMNRLDQRVHVISRFSRTNRNVIDTITQNLLYRQGYDSKYIYKKMMKAYFKLDYKRIFGNLNPDIMIDYGGYNKMFTALFAFAPVKRKAIFLHNDMQGEYDKVINGRYKHRWNLKVIFSLYDHFDKIVSVTESANEANKKNLAKYITHPESKMVSISNIINGDEIIEMATSEDHSHYFDKENRKNYLIFKKNIEDSQVAIKAVEMPDSNYHNFVNVARLSPEKNHEELIKAFVKVVQRHSNSRLYIIGDGPLKRELKQLIARLGMQNHIFLLGFIENPFIFINKCDCFVLPSNYEGQGMVVLEAQVLGIPVIGTNVPGINSIINEKNGLLIEKNVESIADGMNQFIEKGIVKPYFDYQKYNEKVIDDFKKYVLE; from the coding sequence TTGAACAAAGTAAAAGAAATAAAGGATTTTTTATTGAATCCGGTGAAAGAAAACTTAAAAAATAAAAGAGTAAGGGATAATGCTTTTTATATCAATACAATCAGAACTTCACCAGTGAAAAAAAACGCCATATTATTTGAATCATATCATGGTGTCAATTTTACAGGGAATGTATATGCAATTTTTCGTAAAATGGTTGATGTATACCCCAATATGAAATTTTATATAGCAATTAAAGATACAAATGATCCAATGATTAAATGGATTAAAAAAACGCTAGATAATAAAAATATATTTGTTGTTAAGTATGAAAGTCGTGAGTATTTAAGGTTACTTGCGACCTGTAAGTACCTAATTAACGATACATCTTTTATGCCTTATTTTATAAAGAGAGATAATCAAGTATACGTTAATACATGGCATGGTACACCTCTTAAAACTTTAGGGATTGACATTAAAGATAGAGGGTTTAATGATCATAAAAACATTCAAAAGAACTTATTTTCAGCAGACAAATTGATTTTGCCAAACAAGTTTACTGCAGATAAATTAATTAAAAGTCATGACTTAGAGGGTATTTTAAATGCGGAAGTTGGTATTTATGGGAATCCAAGAGTGGACTTAACCTTAAATAGTAACCGAGAAGATGTTATAAATAAATATGGTTTGAATCAATCAAAAAAAATATTACTTTATGCACCTACATGGAAAAAAACGCTCAAAGATACAACAGATGAAGATATTCAAAATTTAGTAGATGAGGTTATCTTACTTCAAGAAAAAATGGGCGGGGATTATAAAGTATATCTTAAAGCACACTATTTTATTTATGAAAAGTTTAAAGAACTTGGTTTAGACTCACTCATGGTACCGAATTGGGTGGATACAAATGAGTTGTTATGTGCAGTTGATACATTAATTACAGATTATTCAAGTCTATTCTTTGATTACTTACCTTTGCAAAGACCAATTTATTTTTATATGCCAGATAAAGAAGAATATGAAGAGACGCGTGGATTTTATCTTGACATTGAAGGCTTACCAGGGAGCAAAGCTTATACCTTAAACGAACTCATGGATAATATCGATAAATATCAAGATGAGTATACTAAGATTTTTAAATCTGAGATTAACAGATACTTAGAAGATTTTTGCTTGTTTGATAATGGTATCACAGCAGGCCAGTCTTTAGACTTTATCATTGGCAAACGAAAAGAGCTGACTCGTTACAAATCAAATAAAAAAGTAATCGTATTTTATGGTGGAGGGTTCTATAATAATGGGATTACTAACTCTATTATTAATTTAAGTAAAAAAATAGATTATGATAAGTATGAAGTTATTTTAATCGAAAATGATAAAAAGTTTGATGATAAGATTAATAATATGAACAGACTTGATCAGAGAGTTCATGTTATAAGCAGATTTTCTAGGACAAATAGAAATGTAATTGATACAATAACGCAAAATTTATTGTACAGACAGGGTTACGACTCAAAATATATTTATAAGAAAATGATGAAAGCATACTTCAAGTTAGATTATAAAAGAATTTTTGGTAACTTAAATCCAGATATCATGATTGATTATGGTGGTTATAACAAGATGTTTACTGCTTTGTTCGCCTTTGCACCCGTAAAAAGAAAAGCTATATTCTTACATAATGATATGCAGGGTGAATATGATAAAGTTATAAATGGTCGTTATAAACACAGATGGAATCTAAAAGTTATTTTTAGCTTGTATGACCATTTTGACAAAATAGTTTCAGTGACTGAAAGTGCAAATGAAGCAAATAAGAAGAATTTAGCAAAATATATTACTCATCCAGAAAGTAAAATGGTGTCAATTAGTAATATTATAAATGGTGATGAAATCATAGAAATGGCAACTTCGGAAGACCATAGTCATTATTTTGATAAAGAGAATAGAAAGAACTATTTAATCTTCAAGAAAAATATTGAAGACAGTCAAGTAGCTATTAAAGCAGTTGAAATGCCTGATTCTAATTACCATAATTTTGTGAATGTAGCTAGGCTTTCACCAGAAAAAAATCACGAAGAGTTAATTAAAGCCTTTGTAAAGGTTGTTCAACGTCATAGTAACAGCCGATTGTATATCATAGGTGATGGACCATTGAAAAGAGAGCTAAAACAGTTGATTGCAAGACTGGGTATGCAAAACCATATATTCTTACTAGGATTCATTGAAAACCCATTTATTTTTATAAATAAATGTGATTGTTTTGTGTTGCCTTCTAATTATGAAGGGCAAGGAATGGTTGTTTTAGAAGCACAAGTTCTAGGTATTCCAGTCATAGGTACAAATGTTCCTGGAATCAATTCAATTATTAATGAAAAAAATGGATTATTAATAGAGAAGAATGTGGAGTCAATTGCAGATGGCATGAATCAATTTATTGAGAAGGGTATAGTCAAACCATATTTTGATTATCAAAAGTATAATGAAAAGGTTATCGATGATTTCAAAAAATATGTTTTAGAATAA
- the nagE gene encoding N-acetylglucosamine-specific PTS transporter subunit IIBC, with protein sequence MLNYLQRIGRSLMLPVAVLPAAAILVAIANIIDATIGQNAAYAFFFNAGMGVLENLGLLFAIGVAIGMAKKNDGATALAAIVGFLVVDKLLDPANISVYLGISEKTVNPGFANIGFGNVFVGIAVGLIAAHSYNKFSSVELPDAFAFFSGKRLVPIMTALFSVIFAFLLLFIWPFVYSALVAFGKSIIDLGAIGAGIYGVANRLLIPLGLHHALNAVFWFDIAGINDVANFQSQTGTKGITGRYMAGFFPIMMFGIPAAALAMYHTAQTKYQKQIGSIMFAGAISAFIVGITEPIEFVFMFVAPLLYVVHALLTGLSLFIAALFHWTAGFAFSAGLIDFVLSLINPFANHPFMLIIQGLVFFVLYYVIFRFLIIKLNLNTPGRGTNIPTSQVTDTAATTESPSVSRYTQTATTIIEGLGGKENITSLTNCATRLRLEVADNTKLNEAQIKSAGAAGVIKNGQHAAQIIIGTHVQQVADEMERQLEE encoded by the coding sequence ATGCTTAATTACTTACAACGCATTGGACGATCACTCATGTTGCCGGTTGCCGTTTTACCTGCTGCAGCAATTCTTGTCGCAATTGCCAATATCATTGATGCAACAATCGGGCAAAATGCAGCTTATGCCTTTTTCTTCAATGCAGGCATGGGCGTTCTTGAAAATCTTGGGCTTCTCTTTGCTATTGGTGTCGCAATCGGTATGGCGAAGAAAAATGATGGTGCCACGGCACTCGCAGCAATCGTCGGCTTTTTAGTCGTTGATAAGCTGTTGGATCCAGCCAATATTTCAGTCTACTTAGGGATTAGTGAAAAAACGGTTAACCCTGGATTTGCAAATATCGGCTTTGGTAATGTCTTTGTTGGAATCGCTGTTGGGCTAATCGCCGCACATTCTTATAACAAGTTCTCATCTGTCGAATTACCGGATGCTTTTGCCTTTTTCAGTGGTAAACGTCTCGTTCCAATCATGACTGCATTGTTCTCAGTTATCTTTGCATTCTTATTGCTCTTCATCTGGCCATTCGTATACAGCGCACTCGTTGCATTTGGTAAGAGCATCATTGACTTAGGTGCAATTGGTGCGGGTATATATGGTGTTGCGAACCGTCTTCTCATTCCGCTCGGTCTACATCATGCACTTAACGCCGTATTCTGGTTCGATATTGCTGGCATCAATGATGTCGCAAACTTCCAATCACAAACGGGTACAAAAGGAATCACAGGACGCTACATGGCTGGATTCTTCCCAATCATGATGTTTGGTATCCCAGCAGCTGCACTTGCGATGTATCACACTGCACAAACAAAATACCAAAAACAAATTGGTAGTATTATGTTTGCTGGTGCCATCTCCGCATTTATTGTAGGGATTACTGAACCAATCGAGTTCGTCTTCATGTTCGTTGCGCCATTATTGTATGTCGTACACGCATTGTTGACAGGATTGTCACTCTTTATCGCTGCATTGTTCCATTGGACAGCAGGATTTGCATTCAGTGCTGGGTTGATTGACTTCGTCTTATCATTGATCAATCCATTCGCTAATCACCCATTTATGCTTATCATTCAAGGACTTGTGTTCTTTGTCTTATACTATGTTATTTTCCGTTTTCTTATCATCAAACTTAACTTAAACACACCTGGACGTGGAACAAACATTCCAACATCACAAGTAACAGATACAGCCGCAACAACTGAATCACCATCAGTAAGTAGATATACGCAAACTGCAACTACGATTATCGAAGGACTGGGTGGTAAAGAAAATATTACGTCTCTTACAAATTGTGCCACACGTTTACGCTTAGAAGTAGCAGACAATACAAAGTTAAACGAAGCACAAATTAAATCTGCGGGAGCTGCAGGTGTCATTAAAAATGGACAACACGCTGCACAAATTATCATTGGTACACATGTGCAACAAGTAGCAGATGAAATGGAACGTCAATTGGAAGAATAA